Proteins encoded together in one Anopheles darlingi chromosome 3, idAnoDarlMG_H_01, whole genome shotgun sequence window:
- the LOC125954289 gene encoding proton-coupled amino acid transporter-like protein CG1139 codes for MIEEMELKTTSGRNESVLPTTMDDEDHYEPFRHRRVKKPSSTSGTIIHMLKGSLGTGILAMPSAFRNGGLVFGLLGTTLVGVIYAHCVYLLVSTSQKSSKRMRVPQLGFSETAQSVFRYGPHGTRRFANVAKAYIDYSLLIVSFFSVCVYLIFISTTLRGVINSLTGLTWDTRIYILLTAVPLIFVTQVRDLRYLVPFSALANTLILVTFCITLYYIFREPIDLSGRQLFPEITALPSFFGTVVYAVEGIGVVLPVENKMKHPEHFLACPGVLGTVITFIMLLYNVTGFFGYARYGASTEANVTANLGSDEVLALSTQLLAALAILFTLGIYYYVPMDILWRKVKHYFVPERHNMAQIAIRFGILLAMTALALGVPELEPFIGLVGSICSATLGLLTPIMLDTVYRWPVEGSFGCYRWRLVKNCLLLAFGVFILIVGTYFSIKDIVSIYG; via the exons ATGATCGAAGAAATGGAGTTGAAGACAACATCCGGCCGAAACGAAAG TGTCCTACCGACTACAATGGATGATGAAGATCATTATGAACCATTTCGACACCGGAGGGTGAAAAAACCAAGCTC cacTAGCGGGACGATCATACACATGCTAAAGGGATCGTTGGGCACCGGTATCTTGGCGATGCCCTCGGCTTTTCGTAACGGTGGCctggtgtttggtttgctcGGGACAACGCTCGTTGGCGTCATCTATGCACACTGCGTTTATCTGCTC GTTTCTACATCACAAAAATCCTCGAAACGCATGCGTGTACCACAGCTCGGCTTCTCGGAAACGGCCCAAAGTGTTTTCCGGTATGGTCCGCACGGTACGCGCCGGTTTGCCAATGTTGCCAA GGCCTACATTGATTACTCGCTGCTGATCGTCAGCTTCTTCTCCGTCTGTGTCTACCTGATCTTCATCTCAACGACGCTCCGGGGTGTAATCAACAGCCTGACGGGTCTTACTTGGGACACACGCATCTACATCCTGCTGACGGCTGTTCCATTGATCTTCGTAACGCAAGTCCGTGACTTGCGCTACCTTGTACCCTTCTCGGCCCTTGCCAACACCCTCATACTGGTCACATTCTGCATTACCCTGTATTACATCTTCCGGGAGCCGATCGATCTCTCCGGGCGTCAACTGTTTCCTGAAATTACCGCTCTACCATCGTTCTTCGG GACTGTGGTTTACGCAGTGGAAGGGATTGGTGTGGTGCTACCGGTTGAGAACAAGATGAAACATCCGGAACACTTTCTAGCCTGCCCTGGAGTACTCGGAACGGTCATCACCTTCATTATGCTGCTATACAACGTGACCGGTTTTTTCGGTTATGCACGCTACGGCGCCTCGACGGAAGCCAACGTTACGGCTAATCTTGGTAGCGACGAGGT TTTGGCCCTATCGACGCAACTCCTGGCAGCGCTAGCGATCCTGTTTACACTCGGCATCTACTACTATGTACCGATGGATATTTTGTGGCGCAAGGTGAAGCATTATTTCGTTCCGGAGCGTCATAATATGGCCCAGATAGCGATACGGTTCGGTATTCTGCTTGCGATGACGGCATTAGCTTTAGGTGTACCGGAACTGGAACCATTTATCGGACTAGTGGGATCAATCTGCTCGGCGACGCTCGGATTGCTTACACCCATCATGCTGGATACGGTGTATCGCTGGCCGGTTGAGGGTAGCTTCGGCTGCTACCGATGGCGTTTGGTCAAGAATTGTCTTCTACTGGCATTCGGTGTGTTTATCTTAATCGTTGGCACCTACTTCAGCATCAAGGATATCGTGAGCATCTACGGTTGA